From one Bacteroidales bacterium genomic stretch:
- a CDS encoding LytTR family DNA-binding domain-containing protein, whose amino-acid sequence MITIKAIIIEDERPARDLLQTCLAEYPEIEVLGEYDNGFDGLKAINEIEPDAVFLDVQMPKLTGFELLEVIEHQLQIIFTTAYDQYAIQAFEKNAVDYLLKPFSKVRFREAVSKLKARIESGKAGVKVESSIEKIRQHISQSDEILHRVVIKKSGKIHVISTADINFLEAQDDYVLIYTDEGKYLKQQTMKYYEKHLDSQQFVRVHRSYIANIARIERIEPYEKNNFILILKDGSKVPVSRSGMQVLKENLDF is encoded by the coding sequence ATGATCACTATAAAAGCAATTATTATTGAAGATGAGCGGCCTGCAAGGGATTTATTACAAACCTGCCTGGCAGAGTATCCGGAGATAGAGGTCCTGGGTGAATACGACAATGGATTTGATGGACTCAAGGCCATCAATGAGATTGAACCTGATGCCGTTTTCCTGGATGTTCAGATGCCCAAGCTGACCGGGTTTGAATTGCTGGAGGTTATTGAGCATCAGCTTCAAATTATTTTTACCACCGCATACGATCAATATGCGATACAGGCTTTTGAAAAAAATGCGGTGGACTATCTGCTGAAGCCTTTTTCCAAGGTTCGCTTCAGAGAGGCTGTCTCAAAGCTTAAAGCACGAATTGAGTCCGGGAAGGCAGGGGTAAAGGTGGAGAGTAGTATTGAGAAGATCCGGCAGCATATTTCCCAAAGCGATGAGATACTGCACCGTGTTGTGATTAAGAAATCCGGCAAGATCCATGTTATTTCCACTGCTGATATCAATTTTTTGGAAGCGCAGGACGATTATGTCTTGATTTATACCGATGAGGGTAAATATTTGAAGCAACAAACCATGAAGTATTATGAGAAACACCTGGATTCCCAGCAGTTTGTCAGGGTACATCGTTCCTATATCGCCAATATTGCACGTATTGAGCGGATTGAACCATACGAAAAGAATAATTTTATCCTGATTCTTAAAGATGGAAGCAAAGTTCCCGTAAGCCGGAGCGGAATGCAGGTGCTCAAGGAGAACCTGGACTTTTAA
- a CDS encoding co-chaperone GroES family protein, giving the protein MALQIDEKDLSKFIVVGDRVLIKPKNQQDRTKSGLYLPPGVHEKEKIHSGYVLKVGPGYPIPAIQDTDEPWKDRGDEVKYVPLQPREGDEAIYLQKSGYEIEFFNEKYVIVPHSAILMLIRDEGLFK; this is encoded by the coding sequence ATGGCATTGCAAATTGATGAGAAGGATTTAAGCAAGTTTATTGTGGTTGGGGACAGGGTTCTGATCAAACCCAAGAACCAGCAGGACCGCACCAAATCGGGGCTATATCTTCCTCCGGGGGTTCATGAGAAAGAGAAGATTCACAGTGGATATGTCTTAAAGGTTGGGCCTGGATACCCAATTCCTGCCATTCAGGATACAGATGAACCATGGAAAGACAGGGGGGATGAAGTGAAATATGTACCCTTGCAACCCAGGGAAGGTGATGAGGCCATCTACCTGCAAAAGAGCGGGTATGAAATTGAATTTTTCAATGAAAAGTATGTAATCGTGCCGCATTCAGCCATTCTGATGCTGATCAGAGATGAAGGTCTGTTTAAGTAG
- a CDS encoding Arc family DNA-binding protein — protein sequence MSKKKAFVLRIDPEKMEALEKWAADEFRSTNGQLEWILDQALRKSGRWKSGKPT from the coding sequence ATGAGCAAAAAGAAGGCGTTTGTACTTAGAATAGATCCTGAAAAGATGGAGGCACTGGAGAAATGGGCTGCCGATGAATTCAGAAGCACCAATGGACAACTCGAGTGGATCCTGGACCAGGCCTTGCGGAAAAGCGGACGATGGAAGTCCGGCAAGCCTACTTAA
- a CDS encoding anti-sigma regulatory factor, translated as MILHYYIAGGDFVNAGKASSDVKHILKQLDVPSRRIKRVVIALYEAEVNVVAHAREGTIEAMIEPEKIRVSVRDSGPGIGNIEEAMKAGYSTASKEVREMGFGAGMGLPNMKKNSDDLHIESVPGEGTLVRITNYLRD; from the coding sequence ATGATCTTACACTATTATATTGCAGGAGGTGATTTTGTTAATGCCGGAAAGGCATCCAGCGATGTCAAACATATATTGAAACAGCTGGACGTTCCATCCCGGAGAATTAAACGAGTGGTGATTGCACTATATGAAGCGGAAGTTAATGTTGTGGCACATGCCAGAGAAGGCACGATTGAAGCGATGATTGAACCAGAAAAGATCAGGGTTTCGGTCAGGGACAGTGGCCCCGGAATAGGGAATATCGAGGAAGCGATGAAGGCGGGTTATTCCACAGCCTCAAAAGAAGTCAGGGAAATGGGATTTGGAGCCGGAATGGGATTGCCAAATATGAAAAAAAACAGTGACGATTTACACATAGAAAGTGTTCCGGGTGAAGGAACACTGGTCAGAATTACCAATTATTTAAGAGATTGA
- a CDS encoding SPFH domain-containing protein — MKTQEKTYRAVSGYLMLIVLLAFILGGIFSFMNGIVWLGITLSLAFFLTALGFNVINPNESSVLILFGAYQGTIKKNGLFWVNPFFVRKKISLRARNFDSETIKVNDKIGNPIKIGCVLVWKVEDTYKAAFEVDDYVHFVYVQSETALRKLAGIYPYDNFEDHDAQITLRGGGSEVNHELEEEIRERLQIAGIHVIEARINFIAYSEEIAGAMLRRQQATAVVAARFKIVEGAVSMVQMALEQLTEKEIVDFDDEKKAAMVSNLMVVLCGDKDPSPVVNTGTLHH, encoded by the coding sequence ATGAAAACCCAGGAAAAAACCTACAGAGCTGTTTCAGGATACCTGATGCTCATCGTACTATTGGCCTTCATTCTTGGAGGAATATTCAGTTTTATGAACGGTATCGTATGGCTTGGTATCACATTAAGTCTGGCTTTCTTCCTGACGGCCCTTGGATTTAACGTGATCAATCCGAACGAATCCAGTGTTCTGATCCTGTTTGGAGCCTATCAGGGAACCATCAAAAAAAATGGCCTGTTCTGGGTCAATCCCTTTTTTGTACGTAAAAAGATCTCATTAAGAGCTAGAAATTTTGATAGTGAGACCATCAAAGTGAACGACAAAATTGGAAATCCCATAAAAATAGGTTGTGTCTTAGTCTGGAAAGTTGAAGATACCTATAAAGCAGCTTTTGAAGTCGACGACTACGTGCATTTTGTTTATGTACAGAGTGAAACAGCTTTAAGAAAACTGGCCGGGATATACCCTTATGACAATTTTGAGGATCATGATGCACAAATAACTCTCAGGGGAGGAGGTTCAGAAGTTAATCACGAGCTCGAAGAAGAAATACGGGAGAGGCTACAAATTGCCGGGATACATGTGATAGAAGCCAGAATTAACTTCATAGCCTATTCAGAAGAAATTGCCGGAGCCATGTTAAGAAGACAACAGGCCACTGCTGTTGTTGCAGCACGCTTCAAAATTGTTGAAGGCGCTGTTTCGATGGTTCAAATGGCTCTGGAACAGTTGACTGAAAAAGAGATCGTGGATTTTGATGATGAGAAAAAAGCTGCCATGGTAAGCAACCTGATGGTGGTACTGTGCGGCGATAAAGATCCGAGTCCGGTGGTTAACACAGGGACCCTACACCATTAG